In Ignavibacteria bacterium, a single genomic region encodes these proteins:
- a CDS encoding helical backbone metal receptor: MDKERISVIDDLGNEFDFNEKPVRVISLAPSITESIFFLGLDSNLIGVTQYCDFPEQAKLKTNIGGMLDPNLEIITNLNPDLIFLTTEGNSQITYKSLKDLGLRVFVLNPKNVDGIVSSLEKLNLIFKNPVSDSVLKDFKMELKSLSDDSQTRMYAGFLALKPLITFNKKTFLNDVFKMSGFSNVYENENLDYPSIAEEDLFSRNPDYLFIFADKSKELSIIKELEQRFDRLKSVREKSYFVLDENVFTRPGPRVLNSIKMLKTIP; this comes from the coding sequence ATGGATAAAGAACGAATTTCAGTAATTGACGACCTTGGGAATGAATTTGATTTCAATGAAAAACCTGTAAGAGTAATTTCACTCGCTCCGAGTATTACGGAATCTATCTTTTTTCTTGGACTCGATTCAAATCTAATCGGGGTCACACAATACTGTGATTTTCCGGAACAAGCAAAACTGAAGACTAACATTGGCGGTATGCTTGATCCTAATCTGGAGATAATAACAAATCTGAACCCAGATTTAATTTTCCTTACAACGGAAGGTAATTCACAGATTACATATAAATCATTGAAAGACCTTGGTTTAAGGGTTTTTGTCCTTAATCCTAAAAATGTTGATGGTATCGTGTCCTCACTTGAAAAATTGAATTTAATATTTAAAAATCCTGTTAGCGATAGTGTACTTAAAGATTTTAAAATGGAATTGAAATCATTATCCGATGATTCACAAACAAGAATGTATGCAGGATTTCTTGCACTGAAACCACTCATCACTTTTAATAAAAAAACATTCCTCAACGATGTTTTTAAAATGAGCGGTTTTTCTAATGTATACGAAAATGAAAATCTTGATTATCCTTCAATTGCAGAGGAGGACCTTTTCTCAAGAAATCCTGATTATCTTTTCATATTCGCTGATAAATCAAAAGAATTAAGTATCATAAAAGAACTTGAGCAAAGATTTGATCGACTTAAATCCGTGAGGGAAAAATCTTATTTTGTACTGGACGAAAATGTATTCACAAGACCGGGTCCAAGGGTGTTAAATTCTATTAAAATGTTAAAAACCATACCTTGA
- a CDS encoding asparagine synthetase B, whose amino-acid sequence METSGQANHLKAYGIAYRFLLEGGELDWLLNYKSGAFMFNYSSRIEDECKLKGVSYELLDGTAAAQVYASVKDDNNNMDVIRLEKVAKIAVYVPPNALPWDDAVQLVLDYAEIPYQKLWDEEVLSDKLKGVDWVHLHHEDFTGQYGKFFANYGASPWYMTQKAVNEEMSIKLGFNKVSKLKLAVVKKLKEYVSNGGFLFTMCSATDTYDIALASQYTDICDVMYDGDPFDPDANSKLDFSECMALENFQVELNPYVYRYSNIDITQDLLNIGQFNDYFKLVEFSAKLDPVPSMLTQCHTALVAGFLGQTSGFRKEFLKKNVIVMGMNEGLNLVKYIHGNYGKGTFTFFGGHDPEDYAHLVGAPPTELNLHPNSPGYRLILNNVLFPAAKKKKLKT is encoded by the coding sequence ATGGAAACATCAGGTCAGGCAAATCACCTTAAAGCATACGGCATTGCATATAGGTTTCTTCTTGAAGGAGGGGAGCTTGACTGGCTTCTGAATTACAAAAGTGGTGCGTTTATGTTTAATTATTCATCGAGAATTGAAGATGAATGCAAATTGAAGGGTGTGAGTTATGAACTTCTGGACGGTACCGCTGCTGCACAGGTTTACGCAAGTGTAAAAGATGACAACAATAACATGGATGTAATACGGCTCGAAAAGGTTGCCAAGATAGCAGTATATGTACCTCCAAATGCTTTGCCCTGGGATGATGCAGTTCAGCTTGTTCTGGACTATGCAGAAATCCCATATCAAAAACTCTGGGATGAGGAAGTTTTATCTGACAAGCTAAAGGGTGTTGACTGGGTACATCTTCATCATGAGGATTTCACGGGGCAGTACGGAAAGTTTTTTGCGAATTACGGAGCATCGCCCTGGTACATGACACAGAAAGCCGTAAACGAAGAAATGTCAATAAAGCTCGGGTTTAACAAAGTATCGAAGCTAAAATTAGCCGTAGTGAAAAAACTGAAAGAATATGTTTCGAACGGGGGATTCCTTTTTACGATGTGCAGTGCTACGGACACTTACGATATAGCGCTTGCGAGCCAGTACACTGATATCTGCGATGTGATGTACGACGGCGACCCTTTCGACCCGGATGCAAATTCAAAACTGGATTTTTCGGAATGCATGGCGCTTGAAAATTTTCAGGTGGAGCTGAACCCTTACGTTTACAGGTATTCAAACATCGATATCACGCAGGATTTGCTTAACATAGGACAGTTTAATGATTACTTCAAGCTTGTAGAATTTTCGGCAAAGTTAGATCCTGTACCTTCGATGCTGACTCAATGTCATACGGCGCTGGTTGCGGGTTTTCTTGGACAGACGAGCGGATTCAGAAAAGAATTTCTTAAGAAGAATGTAATAGTGATGGGAATGAATGAGGGATTAAATCTTGTGAAGTATATACACGGTAATTACGGAAAGGGGACATTTACGTTCTTCGGAGGTCATGACCCGGAGGACTATGCACACCTTGTGGGTGCACCACCGACGGAATTGAATTTACATCCGAATTCCCCCGGATACAGACTAATCTTAAACAATGTACTTTTTCCGGCAGCAAAAAAGAAGAAGCTAAAGACTTGA